The proteins below come from a single Papaver somniferum cultivar HN1 chromosome 11, ASM357369v1, whole genome shotgun sequence genomic window:
- the LOC113322534 gene encoding pentatricopeptide repeat-containing protein At1g10270-like, translating into MSLYHSILRSVRRSSSSTTTLRSFSYYSAQQIPPPPPLSSDSNTDHTTSSNYYTPNPNPTTTTNHNQSYQYSPQQPPSYQYPPQQPPSYQYPPQQPPSYQYAPQQPPSYGPSSPTATTTAPPPFRNVLEPNPNSTTTTGNVSETTPNSTTKPFKNVFERSTSSTTPSSILSNYNSSSVNGTQPPPRYGFSSAEEAAAERRRLKRRLRIEPPPHALRRDPAAPRPRPDPNAPRLPDSTSALVGNRLNLHNRVQSLIRSGDLDGGAALARQAVFSNTKPTVFTCNAVMASMYRGGRYEDAVNLFRYFFIQCYIIPNVVSYNVLINTHCDAKRVDAALDVYNQILSHAPFSPSPVTYRHLTKGLVESDRITEAVDLLREMLIKGHGADSLVYNNLISGFLELGNLERALEFLDELRERCLVYDGVVHATFMDWYFKQGREKEAMESYQNLLDRQFKMTPVTCNVLLEVLLKHGKSSEAETLFQSMLDSHAPPNTLSVNSDTFNIMVNECFKLGKISEAVTVFKRVGTKEKSKPYQMDAACFNNIMGKLCENGMVSDAEELFAEMPKKQVCPDFTSYKIFIEHYLKKERVDDAVQFFNKMSETSIRPGKGFCDKVFDELVKRGRIEEASDIIGRMGEKDVKPDPLSYEYVVMGLNNVGRLDRARDLLDQMVKNKIAVTPNLRANVFDVFGKEGRIHEIERLLGRQCEKTSVPSPAPHGSTPMSRQYGASSSAPLQKPGQEMGFQNTQSN; encoded by the coding sequence ACCAATCATATCAATACTCACCGCAACAACCTCCCTCGTATCAATACCCACCACAACAACCTCCCTCATATCAATACCCACCACAACAACCTCCCTCGTATCAATACGCACCACAACAACCTCCCTCTTATGGGCCTTCCTCTCCCACAGCTACTACTACTGCTCCTCCCCCATTCAGAAATGTTCTCGAACCTAACCctaattccaccaccaccaccggaaATGTTTCTGAGACGACCCCTAATTCCACcaccaaaccctttaaaaatgTCTTTGAGCGAAGCACTAGTTCTACCACTCCTAGCTCTATTTTGTCCAATTATAATTCTAGTTCTGTTAATGGAACACAACCTCCTCCTCGTTATGGATTCTCTTCAGCAGAAGAAGCTGCGGCTGAACGACGTCGTCTCAAGCGTCGCCTTCGTATTGAGCCACCACCTCATGCTCTACGCCGTGATCCTGCAGCACCACGCCCTCGTCCTGATCCTAATGCTCCACGCCTCCCTGATTCCACCTCTGCGCTTGTTGGTAACCGACTCAATCTCCACAATCGAGTGCAGTCCTTAATTCGATCTGGTGATCTTGATGGTGGTGCTGCCTTAGCTCGACAAGCAGTTTTCTCTAATACAAAGCCAACTGTATTCACTTGTAATGCAGTCATGGCTTCCATGTATAGAGGTGGACGTTATGAAGATGCCGTTAACCTTTTTCGGTATTTCTTCATTCAGTGCTATATTATTCCAAATGTTGTTTCTTATAATGTCCTAATCAACACTCACTGTGATGCTAAACGTGTTGATGCTGCGTTGGATGTTTATAATCAGATTCTTAGTCATGCCCCTTTTAGTCCTTCCCCGGTAACTTATAGACATCTTACTAAAGGACTTGTTGAATCTGATCGTATTACTGAAGCCGTTGATCTTCTTCGTGAGATGCTTATTAAAGGTCATGGTGCTGATTCATTAGTATATAATAATCTCATTTCAGGGTTTTTGGAATTGGGAAATCTTGAAAGGGCATTAgaatttcttgatgaacttcGTGAAAGATGTCTTGTTTATGATGGGGTTGTACATGCCACTTTCATGGATTGGTATTTCAAACAAGGAAGAGAGAAAGAGGCAATGGAAAGCTATCAAAATCTCTTGGATCGCCAATTTAAGATGACACCTGTTACTTGCAATGTTCTTCTAGAGGTACTTTTGAAGCATGGTAAAAGTTCAGAAGCTGAAACGTTATTCCAAAGTATGTTAGATTCACATGCACCGCCGAACACCCTGAGTGTTAATTCCGATACATTTAATATAATGGTGAATGAGTGTTTCAAATTGGGTAAGATTTCAGAAGCTGTGACAGTTTTTAAGAGAGTTGGAACAAAAGAGAAGTCAAAACCTTATCAGATGGATGCCGCTTGTTTTAATAACATTATGGGAAAACTTTGTGAGAATGGGATGGTTTCTGATGCAGAGGAGTTATTTGCAGAAATGCCCAAGAAACAAGTCTGCCCGGATTTTACTAGTTACAAGATTTTTATTGAGCATTACTTGAAAAAAGAAAGAGTAGATGATGCAGTTCAATTTTTTAATAAAATGTCTGAGACCAGTATAAGACCTGGCAAGGGTTTTTGTGATAAGGTTTTTGATGAATTAGTGAAAAGAGGTAGAATCGAGGAGGCTTCAGATATTATTGGGAGAATGGGAGAGAAAGATGTGAAGCCTGATCCATTGAGTTATGAGTACGTGGTTATGGGGTTGAATAATGTTGGAAGATTAGACCGTGCTCGGGACTTATTGGACCAGATGGTAAAAAACAAAATTGCAGTCACTCCTAACCTTCGAGCTAATGTATTCGATGTTTTTGGGAAAGAAGGCAGAATTCATGAGATCGAGAGACTATTAGGGAGGCAATGTGAAAAAACTTCAGTTCCTTCTCCGGCACCTCATGGTTCCACTCCCATGAGCAGACAGTATGGAGCATCATCATCAGCTCCACTTCAGAAGCCAGGGCAGGAAATGGGATTtcagaatacacaatcaaactga